Genomic segment of Myxococcus stipitatus:
GCGCAGACCCGCGCGTTGCTTGTGGAGGGACTCGCGGACACGCCCGCCGCCGCGCTGACGGCCGTGCTGAAAGCGCTGCCACAGGGATTGGGCCGCGTGGTGATTCACGAGGAGCGCCTGGAGCCCGATGGAAGCCTCACCTGGGCGGCGCACGAGACGCCCCTTCCCGCCCGAGCCCGGGTCCGGCGCCTGGTGGTGAGCATGACGGCGATGGGCCTGAGCGACCTCCTCCGGGTGCTGCAGGGCTATGCGCTGGTGCACCTCCCCCGGGAGGACGGAGTGCGGCCCGCGCTCGTCCGCGTGGAACTGCTGCCCCCCGCGTCCGAGAAGATGGAGGACATCGCGCGGGTGGTGGCGGCCCGCGACGCCGAAAACCAGCAGCAGCGCGAGGCCCGTCGCTCGGACGAGTCCGGCGAGCAGGCCCTGGGACAGGTCGTCATGGAGGGAAACCTCGAGAAGATGGTTCATCTGAGCAGCGGGCAGTCCCCCTCGGACTCCGTCGCCTGGGTGGCACGGGTGCTGCGCGGCCAGCGCCGAGGAGCGCACTGACATGGACAAGCACTTTCACCTGTTCGTGCGCAACTACCCGGGACTCGGCGTGGCGGCCCATGTGTTGACGCACCCGAACCTCGCCACGTTCGCCCCGGACCTCGCGACCGCGCGCATCGACATCGCGGAGGTGCTGCGGCGGCTCATCAAGCGCGGCGAGCTGCAGCAGTCCCAGACGTACTGGCCGGACCTGCGCACGAAGAAGATGAACCTCACCGTGCGCGCCGTTCAGCACGGACGGCTCTTGCCCGTGCCCCTCAAGCTCACGGTGGTGACGCGAGGCCGGCCGAAGCCCGAGCGCGGCGCGAAGAAGTCCAGCGCGGCCACCAAGGGGCAGATGCATGTCTGGGTGCCCCGCCTGGACGTGGAAGGCTCGCTGCAAGACGCCTCGGACCTGGAGGCCTATGTGGAGGAGCTCGTCCGGCACGAGCTCTACATGGCCCCGCTGGAGCGGCTGCACTCGCTGGCCTACCTGGGTGACGAGACCGTCGAGACCCTCTCCGTCACGACCAAGAGCCGGGAGACGACCCGCGCCGCCCTCCTCTCCGCCGAGCGCAAGTCGACGCCCTACCGCCCTCCACCGCCTCCCGGGCTCTCCGAGGCGAGCCGCTGCCTCAACGAGGAGGCTCGCGCGGGCTTGATGGAGCGCGCCTGGGAGCGCACCGCGGAGGTGACGATGCTCGCGGAGGCCGTCACGTCCACCTCGCGCGCCAGCGTGCTCCTGGTAGGACCGCCCTCCGTGGGGAAGACCTCGCTGGTCCACGAGCTGGTGCATCGGGCGGAGGCCGCGCCCTCGGGACATCCGCTTCACGGGCTGGAGGTCTACAGCACGTCGGGTGGCCGCATCATGGCCGGCATGCGCTACCTGGGGCAGTGGCAGGCGCGCGTGCAGCACATGATTGAAGAGCTGCGGGTGCGGCGCGCGGTGCTGCACATGGACAGACTCGCGGAGCTGCTCTCCCTCGGAGGTGGTGACTCGGGCCTGGACGTCGCGCGCCACCTGCTGCCCGCGCTCGAAGGCGGCGAGGTGACGCTGGTGCTGGAGGCCACGCCCGAGGATGTCGCGCGAGCGGAGCGCACACACGGCGCCTTCCTCCAGGCGCTGCGCCACCTCACCGTGCCGCCCCTGTCTCCCGTGGCCGCGCGCGCCGCCGTGCTTCATGCCTCCCAGCGCGTCGCGAAGTCGCGCAAGGTGCGCTTCACTCCGGATGCCCTGGACCGCGCGGCCGAGCTCACGGAGCGCTTCGGCGAAGGCCCTCCTCCGGGCGGCGCGGTGTCCCTGCTCCGCGCGGCCACGGCCTCCAGCGCGTCAGGCAAGGACGTGGACGCGGGCGCGGTGACGCAGGCGTTCTGCACCCGCACGGGCTATCCGCGCGAGCTGGTGGACACCTCGATTCGACTGGACCCGGATGCGCTGCTGCGCCGGTTCCGCGAGCGCATCGTCGGACAGGACGAGGCCACGCTGCTCCTGCGCAACCTCATCATCACGCTGAAGACGGGGCTGGCGGACCCGTCGCGTCCGCTCGGAGCCTTCCTCCTCCTGGGCCCCACGGGCGTGGGCAAGACGGAGTCCGCGCTGGCGCTGGCCGAGTACCTCTTCGGCGACGTCGCCCGGCTCGCGCGCTTCGACATGGCCGAGTACGCCGCGCCCGGCAGCGCGGCGAGGCTCGTGGGCGAAGTGGGCGGACAACAAGGCGGGCTCGCCCGGCGTGTGCGCGAGCAGCCCTTCGGCGTCGTGCTGCTGGACGAAGTGGAGAAGGCGGACGCGGGGGTGCACGACCTGCTGCTCCAGGTCCTGGGGGAGGGCCGCCTCACGGACGGCACCGGCCGCACCGTCAGCTTCCGCAACACCGTGGTGCTGCTCACGAGCAACCTCGGCGCCGACTCCGCGTCGCGCTCGCTGGGCTTCAGCGGCGACAGCCCCCGGAACATGGAAGCGCACTACCTGGGCGCGGCCACGGCGTTCTTCCGCCCGGAGCTCCTCAACCGCCTGGACCAGGTGGTCCCCTATCGCGCGCTCGGCCCGGACATCATCCGGACGCTCGTGCGCCGGACGCTCGAGACCGCGCTGAACCGCGAGGGCCTCACGCGGCGAGGGGTGAAGGTGACCTTCGGCGACGACCTGGTGGAGTTCCTCGCGCGGACGGGCTTCGACGCGCGGTACGGCGCCCGGCCCCTCAAGCGCGCGGTGGAGCAGCACGCGGTGGTCCCCCTGGCGCAGTGGCTGGCCGCGCACGCCCACACGCCGCACCCGCATGTGGTGCTGCGTGTGAGCCCCGAGGGCCACGTGGAGCTGGTGCCCGCGTCCTGACGCTACGCCCCGACCTCTTCCTGGAGGAGCCCCTCGTCCGCGTCCTCGAGCCCCGCGAGCACCGCGGGGTCCAGGCCCGCGGCCTTCAACAGCAGTGCCTTCCCCGTGGCCGGCAACGACTTGTGCCCCGAGCCGGACAGGTGTCCGTTGGTCAGCAGCACCAGCGCGGCCGAGCGCTGGGGGATGAAGCCCGCCCACGCGAGGAAGCCTCCGTTGCCGCCCGCCTTGCTCACCAGCCGCGCACCGGAGCCCACCTCGGTGACGTACCAGCCCAGGCCGATGGCGTGCCCTGGTGAAATCTGGAACCGAGGCTCATGCGCCAGGCACATGGCGCGGTAGGTGAGCAGCGGCATGCTCAGCACCCGGAACAGGTTCCCCTCCAGGAAGCGCAGCATGTCGGTCGCCGTGGAGTTGAAGCCCACGCCTCGGAAGCCGATGCGCTTGCCCTCCGCGGTGTAGCCCTGCGCGATGCGCTGCGGACCGATGCCCTTCAAATCCACCAAGGTGTCCGTCATCTCGAGTGGCCCCTGGAGGTCGCGCGCGAAGAGCTCCGGGTAGCTCCGCTCCGCCGCGCCCACCATCGTGAAGCCCTGGGTCACCTCGCTCACGTTCGAGTACTGGTAGCTCGTGCCGATGTGCCGCTCGGGGTTGAACTCCTTCCAGAAGTCCAGGAGCTGGGGCGTGGGAGGCTCGCCCCGGTAGAGCGCCGCCGCCGGCTGGCCCGGCACGTTCGCCGTGGGCATCGCGGCCGTCATCGTCCCCAGGTTCGCGGGAGTCACCTGGCGGATGACGCTGCCCTCCTTGCGCACCTCCGGAGGAAGGAAGCGCACGATGGGCTCCTCCAGCGACATGCGCCCCTCGATGACCCGCGCCGCCGCCAGGGTGTTGGTGAAGACCTTCTGGACCGAGCCGATGATGAACAGCGTGTCCTCGCGCACGGGCGTCTGATTCTCCCGGTCCGCCAGTCCCGAGGCCTGGAGGGCTCGCGCGTCCCCCACCGCGAGCGCCGCCGAGACGCCGATCTCCTCCTGTCCCGACAGATAGGTCTGGATGCTCTCGGCCAGGAGCCGCTGGAGCCGCGTGGGGTCCTTCACTTCACTCGTCATGGGGGCCTCCGATGGATGGGGAACGCCCCGGCCTTGAGCAAGCACCGTGCCCCCTCCGCTCCGCCTGGAGGCCCGCGGCCTTCCCCCCTCCGCGACATGTCGAACAGCCCCGTTCGACACGTCACCCCGACACGACGAAGGCGCGGCCCTGGTGCCCGCACGCACTCTGCTATCCTCGCCCTCCCACTTCCTCCCCGACGAGTCGTGCCCCCCTTCATGCGTTGCGTCGACGAGACCGTCTTCATGAAGTTGTTGCTGGGCGAGCTGCCTCCCGAGGAGCGCGCCGGCGTGGATGCCCACCTCGACACATGCACCTCGTGCCGGATGCTCGTGGCCGACGGGCTGCGCGCGCAGAGCCCGGACTCCGACCGGAGCCTCTCCACCACCGAGCCCGCGCCCGCCGCCCTCCGGCGCGAGGACGCGGCCCTGGAGAAGGGCACCGCGGTGGGCCGCTACCTCGTCCTCGAGGTGCTGGGCGCGGGGGCCATGGGCGTCGTGTATGGCGCGTACGACCCGGAGCTGGACCGACGCGTCGCCCTCAAGCTGCTGCGCACCGGCGCCCTGGGACTGGACTCGGACAAGGAGCGTGCGCACCTGCTGCGCGAGGCGCAGGCCATGGCCCGCGTCTCCCATCCCAACGTCGTCGCCGTGTACGACGTGGGCACCTTCGGCGAGCACGTCTTCCTGGCCATGGAGCGCCTGGAGACGCAGACGCTGAACGAGTGGCTGAAGGCGGAGCCCCGGCCCTGGCGAAAGGTGCTGGAGCTCTTCCTCGACGCGGGCCGGGGACTCGAAGCCGCGCACGCCGCGGGCGTCATCCACGGCGACTTCAAGCCCGCCAACCTCCTGGTGGGCAGCAACGGCGGGGTCCACGTCACCGACTTCGGACTCGCGCGGCTGGGCACCCCCACCGCGCCGGAGGGCGCGCCGCTCACGCAGGAGGACGCATCCCGCCCCAAGGTGGTGGAGCGCTCGCTCACGGGCGGCACGCCGGCGTACATGGCCCCCGAGCAGCTGCTGGGCCAGACCCGGGCGAGCGCCGCGGGGGACCAGTTCTCCTTCTGCGTCGCGCTGCATGAAGCGCTCTATGGCGCGCGCCCCTTCGAGGGCGCCACGCTGGCGGAGCTGGCCTCGCTCGCATCCTCGGGCCAGGTGCGGCCCGCGCCCACGGGCAGCCGCGTCCCGCCCTGGGTGCGCCGCGTGCTGCTGCGGGGCCTCTCCCGTCGTCCCGAGGACCGCTACCCGAGCATCTCCGCCCTGCTCGACGCGCTCCAGAAGGACCCCGCCATCCGCTGGAAGCGCGGCCTCCAGCTCGCCAGCGCCGTGGCGGTGCTGGCCGCGGCGGTGGGAGTGACGCACGCGGTGCACACCCGCGGTGCCCGGGCCTGCGCCACCGCCTCCGAGGAGATGATGGCCGTCTGGGGCCCGAGCCAACACGCCGCCATCGCGACCGCGTTCGCCGCCACGGGCCGCCCCTACGCCCTCTCGGCCTGGGAGCGCGTGCGACGAGACCTGGACGCCTACACCGCGGCCTGGACGACCACGCGCATCACCGCGTGCGAGGCCACGCGCGTCCGGGGCAACCAGCCGGAGGAGGTGATGGCGTGGCGCATGCGGTGCCTCGACAACCGGCTCGCGGATGTCTCCGCGCTCACCCGCTTGTTGACCCAGGCGGACCCTCGGATGGTGGACGAGGCGCACCGCGCCGTGAAGGGACTGCCACCCCTCTCGGGCTGCTCGGAGGCCCTGGCGCCGGGTGGGTCCTCGCTGCCGGAGGGCCCCGAGGAGCGGGAGCAACATGCCGCGCTCCGGGCCACGCTCGCGCGAGGCCGCGCGCTCCTGGCCACGGGACGCTACGCGGAAGGCGTCACGTTGGTGGAGCCCACGGTCAAGGCCTCGAAGCGGACCGGCAACCGGCACGACAGCGCTGAAATCTCGCTGCTGCTGGGCGAGCTGCGCGAGGGCGCCGGCAACTGGCGCGGCGCGGAGGAGTCCCTCTTCGATGCACTCAACGCCGCGGAGGCCACCCGGCAGGACGCCATCGCGGCCCGGGCCTGGACGCTGCTGGTGCGCGTGTCGTGCATCGGCCTGGATGAGTACGACCTGGCCTCCCGCTGGAAGGAGCGCGCCTCGGCCGCCCTCGAACGGCTGGGGGGCGGCAACGAGCTGGCCCGCGTCCACCTCCTCACCTACAGCGGAACCCTGCTGCGAAAGCAACGGCGATACGAAGAGGCCGTGGCCATCCAGACCCAGGCGCTGGAGATCGCCGAGACCACCTTCGGCCCGGACAGCCTGGAGGTCGCGGACGTCCTGCTGGAGCTGGGAACCACCCAGTGGATCCACCCGCGACTGGCGGAGGCCCGCGCCCACCTGGAGCGCGCCGCCGCCATCACCGAGCAGGCGCTCGGCGCCGAGCATCCCGAGGTGGCGCGCGTGCGGCTGGCCATGGTCCCCGTGCTCAGGGACCTGGAGGACCTGGCGCTGGGGGAGAAGCTGGCCCGCGAGGCGTTGGGGGTCTTCGAGCGCACGCTGGGCCCGGAGCATCCCCGCGTCTATGACGCGCTCAACGACCTCGCCTCCACCCTCCTGATGGAGTCGCGCCTGGACGAAGCCCTCCCCATCTACGAGCGAGCGCTCGCCGTGGTCGCGAAGACGGACGGGCCGGAGAGCATGGGCGCCGCCGTCATCCACGCCAACATGGGCGTGCTCTTCTTCACGAAGGGGAAGTACGACCTCGCGATGGAGCGCTTCAAGCGCAGCCTCGCCATCCGCGAGAAGACACAAGGCAACTGGAGCGCGAGCCTGGTGAGCCCGCTGCGCCTCATCGGCCGCATCCTGACGATGAAGGGACTCCACGAGGAGGCCCTGCCCTATGCGCAGCGGGCCGTGGACGTCCAGCTCGCGCAGCCCACGGATGTGGAGGGACAGTGGATGCTGGCCCTCCGGGACCTGGGCGCCAACCTCCTCAAGCTGAACCGCCCCGTGGACGCCCTCGTGCCGCTGGAGCGCGCCGTCGCCGGATGGGACAAGGCCCAGCCGGGCCCGGGGCACCTGGCGGAGGTGAAGCTCCTGCTCTCCAAGGCCCTCTGGCAGTCCGGCAGGGACCGCAAGCGGGCCCTGCTTCTCGCCGAGGAGGCGAGGACGCTGGCGCTGGAGGCGGACCCCACGAAGAAGGTGCTCCCCCAGGTCAACGCGTGGCTGGAGGAGCTCCGCGAGACG
This window contains:
- a CDS encoding serine hydrolase domain-containing protein — protein: MTSEVKDPTRLQRLLAESIQTYLSGQEEIGVSAALAVGDARALQASGLADRENQTPVREDTLFIIGSVQKVFTNTLAAARVIEGRMSLEEPIVRFLPPEVRKEGSVIRQVTPANLGTMTAAMPTANVPGQPAAALYRGEPPTPQLLDFWKEFNPERHIGTSYQYSNVSEVTQGFTMVGAAERSYPELFARDLQGPLEMTDTLVDLKGIGPQRIAQGYTAEGKRIGFRGVGFNSTATDMLRFLEGNLFRVLSMPLLTYRAMCLAHEPRFQISPGHAIGLGWYVTEVGSGARLVSKAGGNGGFLAWAGFIPQRSAALVLLTNGHLSGSGHKSLPATGKALLLKAAGLDPAVLAGLEDADEGLLQEEVGA
- a CDS encoding AAA family ATPase is translated as MDKHFHLFVRNYPGLGVAAHVLTHPNLATFAPDLATARIDIAEVLRRLIKRGELQQSQTYWPDLRTKKMNLTVRAVQHGRLLPVPLKLTVVTRGRPKPERGAKKSSAATKGQMHVWVPRLDVEGSLQDASDLEAYVEELVRHELYMAPLERLHSLAYLGDETVETLSVTTKSRETTRAALLSAERKSTPYRPPPPPGLSEASRCLNEEARAGLMERAWERTAEVTMLAEAVTSTSRASVLLVGPPSVGKTSLVHELVHRAEAAPSGHPLHGLEVYSTSGGRIMAGMRYLGQWQARVQHMIEELRVRRAVLHMDRLAELLSLGGGDSGLDVARHLLPALEGGEVTLVLEATPEDVARAERTHGAFLQALRHLTVPPLSPVAARAAVLHASQRVAKSRKVRFTPDALDRAAELTERFGEGPPPGGAVSLLRAATASSASGKDVDAGAVTQAFCTRTGYPRELVDTSIRLDPDALLRRFRERIVGQDEATLLLRNLIITLKTGLADPSRPLGAFLLLGPTGVGKTESALALAEYLFGDVARLARFDMAEYAAPGSAARLVGEVGGQQGGLARRVREQPFGVVLLDEVEKADAGVHDLLLQVLGEGRLTDGTGRTVSFRNTVVLLTSNLGADSASRSLGFSGDSPRNMEAHYLGAATAFFRPELLNRLDQVVPYRALGPDIIRTLVRRTLETALNREGLTRRGVKVTFGDDLVEFLARTGFDARYGARPLKRAVEQHAVVPLAQWLAAHAHTPHPHVVLRVSPEGHVELVPAS
- a CDS encoding tetratricopeptide repeat protein, which codes for MRCVDETVFMKLLLGELPPEERAGVDAHLDTCTSCRMLVADGLRAQSPDSDRSLSTTEPAPAALRREDAALEKGTAVGRYLVLEVLGAGAMGVVYGAYDPELDRRVALKLLRTGALGLDSDKERAHLLREAQAMARVSHPNVVAVYDVGTFGEHVFLAMERLETQTLNEWLKAEPRPWRKVLELFLDAGRGLEAAHAAGVIHGDFKPANLLVGSNGGVHVTDFGLARLGTPTAPEGAPLTQEDASRPKVVERSLTGGTPAYMAPEQLLGQTRASAAGDQFSFCVALHEALYGARPFEGATLAELASLASSGQVRPAPTGSRVPPWVRRVLLRGLSRRPEDRYPSISALLDALQKDPAIRWKRGLQLASAVAVLAAAVGVTHAVHTRGARACATASEEMMAVWGPSQHAAIATAFAATGRPYALSAWERVRRDLDAYTAAWTTTRITACEATRVRGNQPEEVMAWRMRCLDNRLADVSALTRLLTQADPRMVDEAHRAVKGLPPLSGCSEALAPGGSSLPEGPEEREQHAALRATLARGRALLATGRYAEGVTLVEPTVKASKRTGNRHDSAEISLLLGELREGAGNWRGAEESLFDALNAAEATRQDAIAARAWTLLVRVSCIGLDEYDLASRWKERASAALERLGGGNELARVHLLTYSGTLLRKQRRYEEAVAIQTQALEIAETTFGPDSLEVADVLLELGTTQWIHPRLAEARAHLERAAAITEQALGAEHPEVARVRLAMVPVLRDLEDLALGEKLAREALGVFERTLGPEHPRVYDALNDLASTLLMESRLDEALPIYERALAVVAKTDGPESMGAAVIHANMGVLFFTKGKYDLAMERFKRSLAIREKTQGNWSASLVSPLRLIGRILTMKGLHEEALPYAQRAVDVQLAQPTDVEGQWMLALRDLGANLLKLNRPVDALVPLERAVAGWDKAQPGPGHLAEVKLLLSKALWQSGRDRKRALLLAEEARTLALEADPTKKVLPQVNAWLEELRETR